From a single Bryobacter aggregatus MPL3 genomic region:
- a CDS encoding TonB-dependent receptor — MTAISNGSDSFIQYQPRNSYTTRAGTAYTHGSHTIKAGVDWRILNFNEGQNTQPSGTFNFARTFTQGPNPNQSSQTGGFGFADLLLGTPNSGSIRQLMPISTGGRYYAFYFQDDWRVTSKLTLNIGVRYDIGTGNSEKYNRLAYFDPNTISPLAGPAGLPNLRGVLQWIGGSNPSYTQATPKLNFAPRFGLAYKIGPNGVLRAGYGMFYIPRNIQGNGQGAVAAFRDTPMNTTIDGGLTPVDKISNPFPNGILPALNNRDPLTNVGASIQAATHDFKTGYTQLFSIGYQHQLPGQILVQANYWGNKGTSLLTSSWNLNQLPNQYLALGTQLNDQVTNPFFGLIASGGLSGRTISRRQSLLPYPQYFGDSGVQQVLVPAGNTSYHAGTLQADKRLTGGFTLMASYTWSKAIDDISTPIDFYNRKLNKALSGFDTPHMFVGSWVYQLPFGKGRRFGNSMHRVSNAILGGWDWSGIARIQSGQPISVSTPSLNLGRSAKLDNPSIAKWFDTSAFTNAQAFTFGNMGPRVPDVRNDFIIGIFGREITTQFRAECYNVTNTVQFAAPNGSVTSQSFGVVTAQRNTPRQFQAGLKIRF; from the coding sequence ATGACTGCAATTTCCAACGGCTCTGACTCCTTCATCCAATACCAACCCCGTAATAGCTATACAACACGAGCTGGCACGGCCTATACACATGGCTCGCACACGATCAAAGCCGGCGTCGATTGGCGCATCCTGAACTTCAACGAAGGACAGAACACCCAGCCTTCCGGCACCTTCAACTTCGCACGCACCTTCACCCAAGGCCCCAACCCGAATCAAAGCTCCCAAACCGGCGGCTTCGGTTTTGCAGACCTGTTGCTCGGTACCCCGAACAGCGGCTCGATTCGCCAACTGATGCCGATCTCCACGGGCGGCCGCTACTATGCCTTCTACTTCCAGGACGATTGGCGCGTCACCTCCAAGCTCACGCTCAACATCGGCGTGCGCTACGACATTGGCACCGGCAACTCCGAGAAGTACAATCGCCTCGCCTATTTCGACCCGAACACCATCAGTCCGCTCGCTGGGCCTGCCGGACTGCCGAACCTGCGCGGCGTCCTCCAATGGATCGGCGGAAGCAATCCTTCCTATACCCAGGCCACCCCGAAGCTGAACTTCGCACCCCGCTTTGGTCTCGCCTATAAGATCGGGCCCAATGGCGTTCTCCGCGCCGGTTATGGGATGTTCTACATTCCACGCAATATCCAGGGCAACGGCCAGGGCGCGGTTGCGGCCTTCCGGGACACGCCGATGAACACCACAATCGATGGCGGCCTCACTCCGGTGGACAAGATCAGCAATCCCTTCCCCAACGGAATCCTCCCCGCTCTCAACAATCGCGATCCGCTCACCAATGTCGGCGCCAGCATCCAGGCCGCAACGCACGACTTCAAAACCGGCTACACCCAGTTGTTCAGCATCGGCTACCAGCACCAGCTCCCGGGCCAGATCCTCGTCCAGGCAAACTATTGGGGCAACAAAGGCACCAGTCTGTTGACCAGCAGTTGGAATCTGAATCAACTCCCGAATCAATATCTAGCTCTCGGCACTCAGCTCAATGACCAGGTCACCAATCCCTTCTTTGGTCTCATTGCAAGCGGTGGCTTGAGCGGCCGCACCATCTCGCGCCGTCAGTCTCTCCTGCCCTATCCGCAGTATTTCGGCGATTCGGGCGTCCAACAAGTCCTCGTTCCCGCCGGCAACACCTCCTACCACGCCGGCACCCTGCAGGCCGACAAACGGCTTACGGGCGGCTTTACCTTGATGGCCTCCTACACATGGTCCAAAGCCATCGACGACATTTCCACTCCGATCGATTTCTACAATCGCAAGCTGAACAAGGCGCTTTCCGGCTTCGACACTCCGCACATGTTTGTTGGAAGCTGGGTCTATCAGTTGCCCTTCGGCAAGGGCCGCCGCTTTGGCAACAGCATGCACCGGGTGTCCAACGCCATCCTGGGAGGCTGGGACTGGAGCGGCATCGCCCGCATCCAGAGCGGCCAGCCGATCTCGGTCAGCACGCCAAGCCTCAACCTGGGCCGTAGCGCAAAGCTCGACAACCCCTCCATCGCCAAGTGGTTTGACACCTCGGCATTCACCAACGCCCAGGCTTTTACCTTTGGCAACATGGGCCCCCGGGTTCCTGATGTCCGCAACGACTTCATCATCGGGATCTTTGGGCGCGAAATCACCACGCAGTTCCGTGCGGAATGCTACAACGTCACCAACACCGTACAATTTGCCGCACCCAATGGCTCCGTCACTTCGCAGAGTTTCGGTGTCGTCACAGCCCAACGCAACACGCCGCGCCAGTTCCAGGCCGGTTTGAAGATTCGCTTTTAG
- a CDS encoding IS5 family transposase yields MRGTDQQQRTLISYVNLEDRIAEDHPLRKVRQLVDGLLKSMDGEFEQMYSRVGRPSIPPERQLRALLLQIFYSVRSERLLMEQLDYNLLFRWFIGLEIDEPVWNHAVFSKNRERLLNEEVAQKFFSRVNELASGFMSDEHFTVDGTLIEAWAGQKRFQRKDGEGPKDGKQFHGEKRSNETHESKTDPDARLYKKGNGQEAKLSYLGHIVIENRNGLIREVMSTQADGHGEADAALLMAAKIARPGKRITLGADKAYDRKDFVKTVRELGVTPHVAQNNKNRRSAIDQRTTRHEGYRMSLSKRWLVEKAFGWMKQTGGLKKIKLRGIDKVGWLVTYTAAAYNLLRVKTLQEQCA; encoded by the coding sequence ATGCGCGGAACCGACCAGCAACAAAGAACCCTGATCAGCTACGTGAACCTTGAAGATCGGATCGCAGAGGACCATCCACTGAGGAAAGTACGGCAACTGGTAGACGGGTTGCTCAAGAGCATGGATGGAGAGTTTGAGCAGATGTATTCGCGAGTGGGGCGTCCTTCGATTCCGCCCGAGCGTCAGCTCAGAGCGTTGTTGTTGCAAATCTTCTACTCGGTGCGCAGCGAGCGCTTGCTAATGGAGCAGTTGGACTACAACCTGTTGTTCCGTTGGTTCATTGGGCTTGAGATCGATGAGCCGGTTTGGAACCACGCCGTATTCAGCAAGAACCGGGAGCGGCTGTTGAATGAAGAGGTCGCGCAGAAGTTCTTTAGCCGGGTCAATGAGTTGGCCTCTGGATTCATGTCCGATGAGCACTTCACGGTGGATGGAACGCTGATCGAAGCCTGGGCAGGACAGAAGAGATTTCAACGAAAAGATGGCGAAGGCCCCAAAGATGGCAAGCAGTTCCACGGCGAGAAGCGCAGCAATGAAACGCACGAGTCCAAGACAGATCCAGATGCCCGCTTGTACAAGAAGGGGAATGGGCAGGAAGCCAAGCTCAGCTACCTCGGCCACATTGTGATCGAGAACCGCAATGGTTTGATCCGTGAGGTGATGAGCACGCAAGCCGATGGTCATGGCGAAGCCGATGCCGCCTTATTGATGGCGGCCAAAATAGCGCGGCCCGGCAAACGCATAACGCTGGGGGCCGACAAAGCTTATGACCGCAAGGACTTTGTCAAAACAGTGCGCGAGTTGGGAGTGACCCCACATGTGGCGCAGAACAACAAGAATCGCAGAAGCGCCATTGATCAGCGTACGACAAGGCATGAAGGGTATCGCATGAGCCTCAGCAAGAGGTGGCTTGTAGAGAAGGCCTTCGGATGGATGAAGCAAACGGGCGGACTGAAAAAGATCAAGCTGCGGGGAATCGATAAGGTCGGATGGCTGGTCACTTATACAGCCGCAGCTTACAATCTGCTTCGAGTCAAAACCCTGCAGGAGCAGTGTGCCTAA